CAGCACCGAGAAAGGTTGGACAAGCAATTTCGCCACCTTAGCCAAGGCGAGTGGTACGCAGTGCAGAGAGAGTTTTCCGACTACGATGGTGTAACCCATCCTGTTGGCGAGGTTTGGGAGTTCATAGGAAGCAACTTTGTTCCGTACCACGATGGCCTGTCCTTGTTTGCCAGAATCAATGGTGAGGAAAAGCAGGTAAGGTTGCAGTGGTGTCCAGAGGAGCAAGCAACCGTGATCGAAGGGTTAGATGAGTACCTTTTGCCCTGTGCATAGTTCATTTAACCATTCATTCAAGTTCGTTCCCGGCCTGGAGGCCGTCCACCGGACGCCCTAGTCGGGCGCCGCTTAATATTGGCGTTATGTGCGCAATCAGTTATGACTAAGTCTGAAGCGATCAAGAAGATTGAGCGGTCCATAGCTGAAGGGGCGCAACTGATTACCCCTAAGGGCAAAACTTACGAGGAGCACTTGGCCGAGGTATCACGAGCACTCTTTGAGCACGTAATT
The genomic region above belongs to Marinobacter arenosus and contains:
- a CDS encoding DUF3601 domain-containing protein is translated as MNIQHRERLDKQFRHLSQGEWYAVQREFSDYDGVTHPVGEVWEFIGSNFVPYHDGLSLFARINGEEKQVRLQWCPEEQATVIEGLDEYLLPCA